The Magnetovibrio sp. DNA window ATATCTAGCGGTCACGTCTGACAATTGAAGTGAAGGAGAGCTGATATGTCGGCTCCGAAGCATTTTCTCGATTTACACAAGCTCGATGCAGGCACCCTGCACGCGATCCTCGACCTCGGCTCGGCCATCAAGGCCGGTCGCGACATGGAGGGGGATACGCGCATTCTCAGCGGTAAAACGCTTGCTATGATTTTTGAAAAGCCGTCCACCCGTACCCGCGTGTCGTTCGAAGTCGGCATGCAGCAGTTGGGCGGTCACGTGGTGGTCATGGATGACCATGGCAGCCAGTTGGGACGCGGCGAAACCGTGGCCGATACCGCACGCGTGCTGTCGCGCTATGTCGACGCCATCATGATCCGCACCGACAAGCCCGAAAAACTGGCAGAATTAGCAAGCTATGCATCAGTTCCGGTGATCAACGGCCTGACCGACGATAGCCACCCCTGTCAGTTGATGGCCGACATCATGACCTATGAGGAACATCGCGGTTCGATCAAGGGTCGTAAGGTCGTTTGGTGCGGCGACGGCAACAACATGGCGGCGAGCTTCGTGCACGCTGCGGCACGGTTCGAATTTTCCTTGAGCCTGGCGATGCCCGAAGAGTTGAGCCTCAACCAAGGGGTCCTGGATTGGGCGGCTTCCGAAGGTGCGGACGTCACCGTGACCCGCGACGCCGACGAAGCGTGTTCGGGCGCGGATCTGATTGTCACCGATACCTGGGTGTCGATGGGCGATAAGGACGCGGCCGTGCGCCACAAATTGCTGCAACCCTATCAGGTCGATGCGCGCCGCATGGCCATGGCCAAATCGGATGCCTTGTTCATGCACTGCCTGCCTGCGCACCGCGACGAAGAGGTGACCGCCGAAGTCCTCGACGGGCCGCAATCGGTCATTTGGGACGAGGCGGAAAACCGCCTGCATGCGCAAAAAGGCATTTTGGCGTGGTGCATGAGTTGAGCGCGTCCATGACCGACGTCCGTGACAGTGCCTCTTCGCCTGCCGGCAACATCGATATCGCCCAGACGTTTCAGATCGAAAACGTCAATGTTCGCGGCCGCTTGGTGCGCCTAGGTCCGGCATTGGATCAGGTGCTGGGCGCCCATGCCTATCCCGACGCCGTTTCGGTGATGTTGGGCGAAACCCTGACGCTTGCCGTCACGTTGGCCAGCGCCTTGAAGTACGAGGGCATTTTCACCCTGCAGGTGCAAAGCGACGGGCCCATTTCGCTGCTGGTGGCCGATATCACGTCCGAAGGCGCGGTGCGCGGCTATGCGCGCTTTGACGAAGATCGTGTAGAGCAGGTGGCGGGCGAGGTTCTGTCCGGCGGGGCCCCGGTGCCGCGCCTGTTGGGCAACGGCCATTTGGCGTTTACCGTCGATCAGGGCCAGGATATGGACCGCTATCAAGGCATCGCCGCGCTGGACGGCGCGACGTTGTCGGACTGCGCGCATCATTATTTTCGCAATTCCGAGCAACTCGATACGGCCATTTACCTGACCTCGAAGCTCGATCCGCACAACAAACAGGTGCGCGCCGGGGCCTTGATGGTGCAGCGCATGCCGGGTCAAAACCTTCATGCCGACGTCGACGAGGACGGCTGGCGGCGCGCGGTTGCGATCCTCGCCAGCTTGACCGAAGATGAGCTTTTGGACACGGATTTGGATCACGACGCCTTGCTGTTTCGTCTCTATCACGAAGACGGCGTGCGGGCTTATCCGGCGCATCGGCTGTTTCACCGCTGCCGCTGTTCGCGCGACAAAGTGGCCAACACCTTAAAGTCGTTTCCCCGCGCCGAAATCGTCGGCGACGACGGTCGTTCTCAGGTGGTGTGTGAATTCTGCAAGGCCGACTACACCTTTACGGCCGAGGATTTGGACGCGCTTTTCGACCCGACCGATGCCTGAGAGGGCTGCGTATTTTTTCTACGAAACGCCTTGATACTGTCACAATCCAAGGCCATCATCGCACCATGATGACCGATCGCAGACATGTCTTGAAAATAGGCCTTGGCGCCGTGCTCGCCGCCGCGTTGGCGGGCTGTGCCAGTGATGCGCAGCTTGCCGGTCCGGTGCCGGAAGTTGGCTTTCAGCACCTCTCGCCGATCCATCTTAAGGTCGCCCGGGTCGAGGTGCGCTCAGACTATCAAAGTCCCATGACGGACCCCAATGCCGAGCACCGTTTTTCCACGCCGCCCGCCAAAGCCATGAGCAACTGGGCCACGCGCCGTCTGCAGGCGGTCGGCACACCCGGCGGCATGGGGGGCGGAACCGCGACGTTCGTCATTGAAGATGCGGCGGTGATCGAAACCCAGTTGAACAAAAGCACCGGCCTCAAAGGGGCGTTCACCTATGAGCCGACGGAACGCTACGATGCCAACATCGCCGCGCGGTTGATGATCGCGGATGGGCAAAACAATGCCCAGGGCGAGGTCAAGGTTTCCGCCAAGCGGTCCGTGGAGGTGCGTGAAAACGCCACCTTGGCGGAACGCGAACGCGCTTGGTTCGAAATGACCGAGGCGCTGATGGCGGACTTCAATGCGCAGATGGAAAACCAGATTCAGGCGCATCTGCGCCGTTGGCTGGACGGTCCGGGTATCTGATCGCGCGGCTTCAACAATCCCACAGCCCTCTTCAAACACCTTAATCGACGATTGCGCGTGCGGCGCATCCATCGGCGCGAAGGCCGTGGGTGGAGGTTATGCGCGACGGCGGCTAAATCTTATAAAGTAAATGAGGTTTGTGCCTCAATGATTTGATTTTCATATTCTATAAAAAAAAATTATCGAAATAAAAAAATCATAAAATGAGCCGCTTTCTGAGTTTAGTGACAAGTTCATGGATTCGTCAGGATACCAGCGGCAAAACTGTTACATCGCGCCCCTATAACGCGAGTCCGGTTTGCAGAAGGATTTCATGCGATGAACAGAATCAATAAAACTGCGCTGAAGCAGCACTCTTTGGAACGCGTTTATGGCTTGGCCCAAGAGGCCCAGGTGCCCTTGGCCATTGTGCGGTGGCACAAGCATATGAGCCAGCATGAAGACTGCATTTGCGAGAGCAAGATGTTCGATCGGAAGCTGTGCGGATTTTGTCTGTTGAGCCGCCTGCAAGCCGACGGACTGCGTCAATCCAAGCGTCCGGATTGGCAAGCGTTCGAGCGTGCGGCTCAGTCGATCTCGGGTTTTTTGATGACCCGCGACACCGACGCGACAAAGTACGCCGCCGAATAAACCGTGCTTAACCCCACAGGGTGTGCAGTTGGGTTTGGTACATGGTGATGACGCCCAACGCCATGGTCGCTAAGCCTGTGGCGGTTTGCAGGCCGCGGTGCGCCCAGGTGAGAAAACGTGCCGACAGCGCGATGGGCACGGCGATCAACACGCTGAGCCCGGCCATGCCGAGCATCGAGCCAATGCCGAAC harbors:
- the argF gene encoding ornithine carbamoyltransferase; the encoded protein is MSAPKHFLDLHKLDAGTLHAILDLGSAIKAGRDMEGDTRILSGKTLAMIFEKPSTRTRVSFEVGMQQLGGHVVVMDDHGSQLGRGETVADTARVLSRYVDAIMIRTDKPEKLAELASYASVPVINGLTDDSHPCQLMADIMTYEEHRGSIKGRKVVWCGDGNNMAASFVHAAARFEFSLSLAMPEELSLNQGVLDWAASEGADVTVTRDADEACSGADLIVTDTWVSMGDKDAAVRHKLLQPYQVDARRMAMAKSDALFMHCLPAHRDEEVTAEVLDGPQSVIWDEAENRLHAQKGILAWCMS
- a CDS encoding Hsp33 family molecular chaperone HslO, with amino-acid sequence MTDVRDSASSPAGNIDIAQTFQIENVNVRGRLVRLGPALDQVLGAHAYPDAVSVMLGETLTLAVTLASALKYEGIFTLQVQSDGPISLLVADITSEGAVRGYARFDEDRVEQVAGEVLSGGAPVPRLLGNGHLAFTVDQGQDMDRYQGIAALDGATLSDCAHHYFRNSEQLDTAIYLTSKLDPHNKQVRAGALMVQRMPGQNLHADVDEDGWRRAVAILASLTEDELLDTDLDHDALLFRLYHEDGVRAYPAHRLFHRCRCSRDKVANTLKSFPRAEIVGDDGRSQVVCEFCKADYTFTAEDLDALFDPTDA